The following coding sequences are from one Neovison vison isolate M4711 chromosome X, ASM_NN_V1, whole genome shotgun sequence window:
- the LOC122897029 gene encoding centromere protein V-like protein 3 isoform X2 — protein MGKVRNGASTQPRGRKRPGDPATACAAIPVMGARRPPFQVRVGSHAAGRKWRRKRWWRRTRETGSKGPLQSPKPPAPAVSSGEMDLGAQRERWETFRKRRGLSCEGAAKFLLDTFEYPGLVYHTGGCHCGAVRFAVWAPADLRVVDCSCRLCRKKQHRHFLVPASRFTLLLGAESIVTYRSHAHPALHSFCSRCGVQSFHASVSDPGVYGVAPHCLDAGTVRSVVIEEVDGGDWGEETVKEPKAIQSASPE, from the exons ATGGGCAAAGTGAGGAACGGCGCCAGCACCCAGCCGCGGGGGCGAAAGCGTCCCGGGGATCCCGCCACCGCCTGTGCAGCCATCCCGGTCATGGGCGCCCGGCGCCCCCCTTTCCAAGTCCGCGTGGGGAGCCACGCGGCGGGAAGGAA GTGGCGGCGGAAGCGCTGGTGGCGGCGGACCCGGGAGACAGGCTCCAAAGGCCCGCTGCAATCCCCGAAGCCCCCGGCGCCCGCCGTGTCCTCTGGCGAGATGGACCTGGGCGCGCAGCGGGAGCGCTGGGAGACGTTCAGGAAGCGGCGGGGCCTCAGCTGCGAGGGCGCCGCCAAGTTCCTGCTGGACACCTTCGAGTACCCAGGCCTGGTGTATCACACCGGAGGCTGCCACTGCGGCGCGGTCCGCTTTGCCGTCTGGGCCCCCGCAGACCTGCGCGTGGTGGATTGCAGCTGCAGGCTGTGCAGGAAGAAGCAGCACCGACACTTCCTGGTCCCGGCCTCGCGCTTCACTCTCCTGCTGGGCGCCGAGAGCATCGTCACCTATCGATCCCACGCGCACCCGGCGCTGCACAGCTTCTGCAGCAGGTGCGGGGTGCAGAGTTTCCACGCCTCTGTCTCTGACCCCGGCGTGTATGGCGTCGCCCCGCACTGCCTGGACGCCGGCACCGTGCGCAGTGTGGTCATCGAGGAGGTCGACGGTGGCGACTGGGGGGAGGAGACCGTGAAGGAGCCCAAGGCCATCCAGAGCGCGTCCCCCGAGTGa
- the LOC122897029 gene encoding centromere protein V-like protein 3 isoform X1: MGKVRNGASTQPRGRKRPGDPATACAAIPVMGARRPPFQVRVGSHAAGRKSAATRRDPARWRRKRWWRRTRETGSKGPLQSPKPPAPAVSSGEMDLGAQRERWETFRKRRGLSCEGAAKFLLDTFEYPGLVYHTGGCHCGAVRFAVWAPADLRVVDCSCRLCRKKQHRHFLVPASRFTLLLGAESIVTYRSHAHPALHSFCSRCGVQSFHASVSDPGVYGVAPHCLDAGTVRSVVIEEVDGGDWGEETVKEPKAIQSASPE; this comes from the coding sequence ATGGGCAAAGTGAGGAACGGCGCCAGCACCCAGCCGCGGGGGCGAAAGCGTCCCGGGGATCCCGCCACCGCCTGTGCAGCCATCCCGGTCATGGGCGCCCGGCGCCCCCCTTTCCAAGTCCGCGTGGGGAGCCACGCGGCGGGAAGGAAGTCGGCGGCGACCAGGCGGGATCCCGCAAGGTGGCGGCGGAAGCGCTGGTGGCGGCGGACCCGGGAGACAGGCTCCAAAGGCCCGCTGCAATCCCCGAAGCCCCCGGCGCCCGCCGTGTCCTCTGGCGAGATGGACCTGGGCGCGCAGCGGGAGCGCTGGGAGACGTTCAGGAAGCGGCGGGGCCTCAGCTGCGAGGGCGCCGCCAAGTTCCTGCTGGACACCTTCGAGTACCCAGGCCTGGTGTATCACACCGGAGGCTGCCACTGCGGCGCGGTCCGCTTTGCCGTCTGGGCCCCCGCAGACCTGCGCGTGGTGGATTGCAGCTGCAGGCTGTGCAGGAAGAAGCAGCACCGACACTTCCTGGTCCCGGCCTCGCGCTTCACTCTCCTGCTGGGCGCCGAGAGCATCGTCACCTATCGATCCCACGCGCACCCGGCGCTGCACAGCTTCTGCAGCAGGTGCGGGGTGCAGAGTTTCCACGCCTCTGTCTCTGACCCCGGCGTGTATGGCGTCGCCCCGCACTGCCTGGACGCCGGCACCGTGCGCAGTGTGGTCATCGAGGAGGTCGACGGTGGCGACTGGGGGGAGGAGACCGTGAAGGAGCCCAAGGCCATCCAGAGCGCGTCCCCCGAGTGa